Below is a genomic region from Mesorhizobium sp..
GCTCGCGCCGATCGTCGCCAGGAGCATCATGCTGACCAGCGGGTTGGCGAGGATCGACCGCATCTCGGCATAGCCCGCGCCGTTGAGGGCGAAAAGCAGGCCGACCACGAAGAACGTGAGCGGAACCAGTGCGATGGAGGTGAGCCGGATCGTCCAGAAATGGCCGGTGCCTTCGCGGGCAGCACCCAGTCCCCGGACGCGGCCGAGCGCGGTGCGCATGTCGGATGACTTCTTCATGCGGCGCTCCTCATCATGAAGACGGCAATCCATATGGCAAGGGTGAGAATGATCGAGCCCGCCATCGTCGCGATGGCGAGTTTCGTCGCCGTATGCTTCTCCATGTAGGAGCCGGTGTCCCAGATCAGATGGCGGATGCCGCCGAGCAGATGGAACATCAGCGCCCAGCTGAAGCCGAACAGCACGAGCTGGCCGAACCATGATCCGACGATGCCGCTCACCCAGTCGAAATAGGTCTCGCTGCCTGCCGCGGCGCTCATCCACCAGGCGACGAGGAGGGTGCCGACATAGAGCGCACCGCCGGTGATGCGATGCAGAATCGACATCAGCATCGTGGGGATTAGGCGGTAGACCTGGAGATGGGGCGAGAGCGGGCGCGGCTTGAAGCGGGTGGCTGGTGCTGACATGGCTCCCCCGAGGGTGACC
It encodes:
- the sdhD gene encoding succinate dehydrogenase, hydrophobic membrane anchor protein, producing MKKSSDMRTALGRVRGLGAAREGTGHFWTIRLTSIALVPLTFFVVGLLFALNGAGYAEMRSILANPLVSMMLLATIGASLYHMWLGMQDIVLDYAHGEAWKYGLLILNTFFCIAIGAICAFSLLKIAFGV
- the sdhC gene encoding succinate dehydrogenase, cytochrome b556 subunit yields the protein MSAPATRFKPRPLSPHLQVYRLIPTMLMSILHRITGGALYVGTLLVAWWMSAAAGSETYFDWVSGIVGSWFGQLVLFGFSWALMFHLLGGIRHLIWDTGSYMEKHTATKLAIATMAGSIILTLAIWIAVFMMRSAA